The proteins below come from a single Rhizobium rhizoryzae genomic window:
- a CDS encoding ABC transporter ATP-binding protein has protein sequence MTVSLTLENVSAHYGSTQVLKDLTLAVAAGELVSLLGASGCGKTTTLRLVAGFLQPSSGTIRLGDRDLTRLPAHQRDIGLVFQNYALFPHLSVRDNVAFGLKQRGVDAAERKKRADRMLERVGLSSFADRMPAALSGGQKQRVALARALVIEPPLLMFDEPLSNLDAKLRVDMRVEIRRLQRANGTTSLYVTHDQEEAFSISDRVAIMNAGRIMQLDTPEVLYQRPANSFVARFVGFENLIDMTVVERLGETVTARTKDGALLQLSQERLGAIPDRFILAARPDGLAVARDGNGIPVTLGIRTYLGRAYQYQCTAEGQSYLGNGSLSEPLGTGDRAVLSPVPEQCCILPADV, from the coding sequence GTGACCGTATCTCTGACGCTCGAAAATGTTTCCGCCCACTACGGCTCCACGCAGGTGCTGAAGGATCTCACGCTTGCTGTGGCTGCAGGTGAACTCGTGTCTCTTCTGGGCGCCAGCGGATGCGGCAAGACCACGACATTGCGGCTTGTGGCTGGGTTTCTCCAGCCAAGTAGTGGGACGATTCGCCTCGGCGACCGGGATCTCACACGCCTTCCCGCGCATCAGCGCGATATCGGTCTGGTGTTTCAAAATTACGCCCTGTTCCCGCATCTTTCTGTGCGCGATAACGTTGCCTTCGGCTTGAAGCAGCGGGGAGTTGACGCGGCGGAGCGGAAAAAGCGCGCAGACCGCATGCTAGAGCGCGTCGGTCTTTCAAGCTTCGCAGACCGCATGCCCGCTGCCTTGTCTGGCGGTCAGAAGCAGCGCGTCGCGCTGGCTCGTGCTCTCGTCATCGAGCCGCCTCTGCTGATGTTCGATGAGCCACTCTCCAACCTGGACGCCAAGTTGCGCGTCGACATGCGGGTCGAGATCCGCCGCCTGCAACGGGCAAACGGCACGACCTCGCTTTATGTCACGCATGATCAGGAAGAGGCCTTTTCGATTTCCGACCGTGTTGCGATCATGAATGCTGGTCGCATCATGCAGCTTGATACGCCGGAAGTGCTATACCAGCGGCCTGCCAATAGTTTCGTCGCGCGGTTCGTCGGGTTTGAAAATTTGATCGACATGACCGTCGTTGAGCGTCTCGGCGAAACAGTCACGGCCCGTACCAAGGACGGCGCACTCCTTCAGCTTTCGCAGGAACGTCTCGGTGCAATACCGGATCGCTTCATTCTGGCTGCGCGACCGGATGGGCTGGCCGTTGCACGAGACGGGAACGGGATTCCGGTAACTCTCGGAATCCGCACCTATCTTGGCCGCGCCTATCAGTACCAGTGCACAGCCGAGGGGCAGAGCTATCTCGGTAATGGCTCTCTCAGCGAACCGCTGGGGACGGGGGATCGCGCCGTTCTCTCTCCAGTGCCGGAGCAGTGCTGCATTCTACCCGCTGACGTGTGA
- a CDS encoding adenine deaminase — protein MTSTSHRHSLDINPSSAAEVAIRQELTLVALGKQPADTALRVGRLLDVATRTWSMDQEIVIKGRRIAYVGPAGSYTGQIERRVHEPDLAAIPGLGEVHKHIESSHLTPEYEAALVLPRGNTWTCEASHEFSNVNGAKTLEFWLKAREAGSPLKIFPLPGSAVPPTGYEHGGGFLGYDEQKAFLKESLMVAGLDEVMDWPAVWNRDNPSYDRLWGMIRATFEQRGVVEGHAAGIRDLPTINAFAAAGLSSDHEAWTFEEFWDKLTHGLFMELRPHSLPDVIKGLLQKGLQDWSQIAFTTDDRSASDTLKMGATDYNVRLAIESGLAPEIAIQCATINPARHMRLTPWVGSIAPGRYADIVLLSDVQRLEIAKVWADGQHVSEGKSYLLDVPRIDWPEWATKTINIGRDLTAADFAIQAEPGRETMKAAVLRPFHWDDDFLTFELPVVDGQVQRDEARNITKFSVIDRFSGKGAVSKMFWIGCGPRTPNTALACSMAHDKHNIWCVGSSDEAMAKAVNAIAANDGGWALVRGGDVVATVRYEVAGLMTCRPPEELHEEMQTLYAEGEKIDWMYEPTFSPRWFPGFPERLAFATLTCAPWRWVLVAPSNYAPQGLVNVQTGQVQPVVF, from the coding sequence ATGACCAGCACGTCCCACCGCCACTCCTTGGACATCAACCCGAGTTCAGCGGCAGAGGTGGCCATCCGTCAGGAGTTGACGCTCGTTGCACTGGGCAAGCAACCCGCAGATACCGCCTTGCGGGTGGGTCGTCTTTTGGATGTGGCGACGCGCACCTGGAGCATGGATCAGGAGATTGTCATCAAAGGGCGCCGCATCGCCTATGTCGGTCCGGCAGGAAGCTATACGGGCCAGATCGAAAGGCGCGTCCATGAACCGGATCTGGCAGCAATCCCTGGTCTGGGCGAGGTCCACAAGCATATCGAAAGCTCGCATCTGACACCGGAATACGAGGCAGCACTTGTGCTCCCCCGTGGCAACACCTGGACTTGCGAGGCGAGCCACGAGTTTTCCAATGTGAATGGCGCGAAGACGCTGGAATTCTGGCTGAAGGCACGCGAGGCCGGATCGCCGCTCAAAATCTTCCCACTGCCCGGCTCTGCCGTACCGCCGACAGGCTACGAGCATGGTGGCGGCTTTCTTGGTTATGACGAGCAGAAGGCCTTTCTCAAGGAGAGCCTCATGGTTGCCGGTCTTGACGAGGTCATGGACTGGCCCGCCGTCTGGAATCGCGACAACCCCTCCTATGACCGACTTTGGGGGATGATCCGCGCCACATTCGAGCAGCGCGGCGTCGTGGAAGGACATGCCGCAGGCATTCGCGATCTTCCGACCATCAATGCCTTTGCCGCCGCAGGGCTTTCGTCAGATCATGAAGCGTGGACGTTCGAAGAGTTCTGGGACAAACTCACCCATGGACTGTTCATGGAATTGCGTCCTCACAGCCTGCCGGATGTCATCAAGGGTCTCCTGCAAAAGGGCCTTCAGGACTGGTCGCAGATCGCCTTCACCACGGACGATCGCAGCGCATCCGACACACTGAAAATGGGCGCGACCGACTATAACGTCCGTCTCGCCATCGAGTCGGGACTTGCACCAGAGATCGCCATCCAATGCGCCACCATCAATCCTGCCCGTCATATGCGCCTCACACCCTGGGTCGGATCGATCGCGCCGGGACGTTACGCTGATATCGTCCTCTTGTCTGATGTACAGCGGCTGGAGATCGCAAAAGTCTGGGCAGATGGGCAGCACGTATCCGAGGGCAAGAGCTATCTGCTCGATGTTCCCAGGATTGACTGGCCGGAATGGGCAACGAAGACAATCAATATTGGACGCGACCTCACCGCTGCGGATTTCGCCATCCAGGCTGAGCCGGGTCGAGAAACCATGAAGGCCGCGGTCCTTCGCCCGTTTCATTGGGATGACGATTTTCTGACATTCGAGCTGCCGGTCGTGGATGGGCAGGTCCAGCGGGATGAAGCGCGCAACATTACCAAGTTTTCGGTCATCGATCGCTTTTCGGGTAAGGGCGCCGTCTCAAAAATGTTCTGGATCGGTTGCGGACCGCGCACGCCGAATACGGCTCTTGCCTGCTCCATGGCACATGACAAGCACAATATCTGGTGCGTCGGCTCTTCCGATGAAGCCATGGCGAAGGCCGTGAACGCCATTGCCGCCAACGACGGTGGTTGGGCGCTTGTCAGAGGCGGAGACGTGGTCGCGACTGTTCGCTACGAAGTAGCGGGACTGATGACGTGCCGCCCGCCAGAAGAATTGCATGAGGAGATGCAGACGCTTTATGCGGAAGGCGAAAAAATCGACTGGATGTATGAGCCGACCTTCAGCCCGCGCTGGTTTCCCGGCTTTCCGGAGCGACTCGCCTTTGCGACACTGACTTGTGCACCTTGGCGCTGGGTACTCGTTGCGCCAAGCAATTACGCTCCGCAGGGGCTCGTCAACGTTCAGACAGGACAGGTGCAGCCGGTCGTCTTCTGA
- a CDS encoding helix-turn-helix transcriptional regulator: MDKNEHGPLGAIPVHALTLKLTRSTIKMLHSPSWMIDKSNSVHDLIICLTGSATYAIGDEVIEIRPGMALLIDANTRFIGRSTSSELYTGAAQHFTLDVFGRMDMIQQMELRRAVHLPRWDMLEPLVRHYRETAPLSSTTLAQHHMFMVFLIAYIEAAFLGWRQQVEATVDNPDALSLAVMVAASRIAAEPLNNEIVDLVLASIPYNVDYFRRIFRRQVGLTPTKYQEFKRMERAMGLLAAGRSVKQTAEMVGYLDSYYFSRMFKHYIGVSPAGYKEAEKRHRDGHFPRGEEDGQVVYPIIRRIEEDGKEAVAL, from the coding sequence ATGGATAAAAACGAACATGGGCCTTTGGGCGCAATTCCGGTTCATGCCCTGACTCTGAAGCTAACCCGTTCTACGATCAAGATGTTGCACTCACCCAGCTGGATGATCGACAAATCGAATAGCGTTCACGATCTTATCATATGTCTTACAGGATCAGCGACCTATGCTATTGGAGATGAGGTTATCGAAATACGGCCGGGAATGGCTCTGCTGATCGATGCCAACACCCGTTTTATCGGCCGGTCCACATCGTCCGAACTTTATACGGGTGCTGCACAGCACTTCACGCTGGATGTATTCGGTCGGATGGACATGATTCAGCAGATGGAACTGCGGCGCGCGGTGCATCTGCCCCGCTGGGACATGCTGGAACCACTCGTCAGGCATTATCGAGAGACCGCACCCTTGTCATCCACAACGCTTGCACAGCATCACATGTTCATGGTGTTCCTGATTGCCTATATCGAGGCGGCGTTCCTGGGGTGGCGTCAGCAGGTAGAAGCGACCGTCGACAATCCCGATGCTCTGTCACTTGCGGTCATGGTCGCTGCCAGCCGCATCGCTGCCGAACCGCTCAACAACGAGATCGTGGACCTCGTCCTGGCGTCCATCCCCTATAATGTGGATTACTTCCGCCGCATTTTCAGACGACAGGTGGGTCTGACGCCGACAAAATATCAGGAATTCAAAAGGATGGAGCGCGCGATGGGCCTGCTGGCAGCAGGCCGTTCGGTGAAGCAGACGGCGGAAATGGTGGGCTATCTCGATAGCTATTACTTCTCCCGCATGTTCAAGCACTATATTGGCGTTTCCCCTGCGGGCTACAAGGAGGCCGAAAAGCGACACCGGGATGGACACTTTCCCCGCGGGGAAGAGGACGGTCAGGTTGTTTATCCGATTATCCGCCGCATCGAAGAAGACGGAAAAGAAGCCGTCGCGCTATGA
- a CDS encoding carbohydrate ABC transporter permease — protein MSGDSRFLGLVYLAPYIIGLMVFTALPFAASFYLSFTDYNLMSAPVFTGIENYVKLFTSDRTFRKSLWVTLVYVFTTVPLKLAFALFIAVILNYKLKFINFFRTAFYVPSILGGSIAIAVMWRYLFADVGIVNMGLAAIGFEPVNWFGDPTNALFTITLLRLWQFGSAMVIFLAALQSIDKSLYEAASIDGAGKFATFWHITMPLITPVIFFNLIMQMVQAFQEFNGPYIITQGGPLKSTYLLPLYIYEEAFKRFDMGYASAIAWVLFAIIMVLTVIAFWSSRHWVYYAGDKRS, from the coding sequence ATGAGCGGGGATAGCCGTTTCCTGGGGTTGGTCTACCTGGCGCCCTACATCATCGGGTTGATGGTGTTTACGGCACTGCCATTTGCAGCGTCGTTCTATCTCAGCTTCACCGATTACAACCTGATGAGCGCTCCGGTCTTTACCGGTATCGAGAACTACGTGAAGCTGTTTACCAGCGATCGCACATTCCGTAAGTCGCTGTGGGTTACGCTGGTCTATGTGTTCACGACGGTTCCGCTGAAGCTGGCTTTCGCGCTCTTCATTGCGGTCATCCTGAATTACAAGCTGAAGTTCATCAACTTCTTCCGGACCGCCTTCTACGTACCTTCCATTCTCGGTGGATCGATCGCCATTGCGGTCATGTGGCGCTATCTGTTTGCGGATGTCGGCATCGTGAACATGGGCCTGGCTGCCATCGGCTTCGAGCCGGTGAACTGGTTCGGCGATCCAACCAATGCGCTGTTCACCATCACGCTTTTGCGGCTTTGGCAGTTTGGCTCGGCCATGGTGATCTTCCTCGCGGCTTTGCAGAGCATCGACAAGTCTCTCTACGAGGCAGCCTCCATTGACGGCGCGGGCAAATTCGCCACCTTCTGGCACATCACCATGCCGCTGATCACGCCGGTCATCTTCTTCAACCTGATCATGCAGATGGTTCAGGCCTTCCAGGAGTTCAACGGGCCTTACATCATCACGCAGGGCGGTCCGCTGAAGTCCACCTACCTCCTGCCTCTGTACATTTATGAGGAGGCCTTCAAGCGGTTCGATATGGGCTATGCCTCCGCAATTGCTTGGGTTCTCTTTGCCATCATCATGGTCCTGACCGTCATCGCCTTCTGGTCTTCGCGCCATTGGGTCTACTACGCCGGCGACAAGAGGAGCTGA
- a CDS encoding carbohydrate ABC transporter permease produces the protein MTDHALSTPLSVDREAEQILKAQRRRRIISATLRYGVLFSVGLVMLYPLIWLIGASFKPNSEIFAGAGFIPHEGTVAGYVNGWQTSTPYTFGRFFWNTFLIVIPKIIGTAISCTAVAYGFARFDFPGKKILFASLIATLLLPNVVTRIPQYLLFRDLGWLDSFLPLWVPSAFAGDAFFVFMLVQFLRAIPRDMEEAARVDGASTWQVLLFIVVPLLTPALISVCLFQFMWTMNDFLGPLIYISSVDKFPVSLALKLSIDTTEAFEWNRILAMSVLTIMPALIVFFVAQKYFIEGISAGGVKG, from the coding sequence GTGACAGATCACGCACTTTCCACTCCACTCTCCGTTGATCGCGAAGCGGAGCAGATCTTGAAGGCGCAGCGTCGCCGCCGGATCATCAGCGCCACTCTTCGCTATGGTGTGCTGTTTTCCGTTGGTCTGGTCATGCTCTATCCGCTGATCTGGCTGATCGGGGCGTCGTTCAAACCCAACTCGGAAATCTTTGCGGGCGCAGGCTTCATTCCGCACGAGGGTACGGTCGCCGGTTACGTCAACGGTTGGCAAACCTCGACGCCCTACACGTTCGGTCGCTTTTTCTGGAACACGTTCCTGATCGTCATTCCGAAGATCATCGGCACGGCCATCTCCTGCACCGCCGTGGCCTACGGTTTCGCCCGCTTTGATTTTCCGGGGAAGAAGATCCTGTTCGCGTCCCTGATCGCGACGCTGCTCTTGCCAAACGTCGTGACCCGCATTCCGCAGTATCTCCTGTTCCGGGATCTGGGTTGGCTCGACAGCTTCCTGCCGCTCTGGGTTCCGTCTGCGTTTGCGGGGGATGCATTCTTCGTCTTCATGCTGGTGCAGTTCCTGCGCGCCATTCCGCGCGACATGGAAGAGGCCGCCCGTGTTGATGGCGCCTCCACCTGGCAGGTTCTGCTGTTCATCGTGGTGCCGCTTTTGACGCCCGCCCTGATCTCGGTCTGCCTGTTCCAGTTCATGTGGACGATGAACGATTTCCTCGGCCCGCTCATCTACATCTCGTCGGTCGACAAATTTCCTGTCTCGCTGGCGCTCAAACTCTCGATCGATACCACCGAAGCCTTCGAGTGGAACCGCATCCTGGCCATGTCCGTGCTCACCATCATGCCTGCGCTGATCGTGTTCTTCGTGGCCCAGAAATACTTCATCGAAGGCATCTCCGCCGGTGGCGTGAAAGGATAA
- a CDS encoding ABC transporter ATP-binding protein: MARLQLRNLEKDYGGFKAVHGINLDVNDGEFMVLVGPSGCAKSTTLRMIAGLERVTGGEIRIGDNLVNDKAPGERGIAMVFQNYALYPHMKVRKNLSFGLRLKRRPKDEIEQATRDVSNILEIGDYLERLPKQLSGGQAQRVAVGRALIKKPQVFLFDEPLSNLDAKLRASMRVRITDLHKQLKADGLQSTVVYVTHDQTEAMTMGDRICVMKEGRIMQVADPVTLYNRPANAFVAGFIGSPEMNLLEADLADSTLSIGSQRLPLGSDVMARLSQTAAKRLTLGVRPQHFRVAGSDEAGTLAGKVSHVEFMGHEVYLYVKVEGSQVIAVVPSAQYDRSKISGDTVYLAPQSENIHLFDRVSGENISLAKLD, encoded by the coding sequence ATGGCTCGCTTGCAGCTTAGAAATCTGGAAAAGGACTATGGCGGCTTCAAAGCCGTGCATGGGATCAACCTCGATGTGAATGACGGCGAGTTCATGGTTCTGGTCGGGCCATCTGGTTGCGCCAAGTCCACGACCTTGCGCATGATCGCAGGTCTCGAGCGGGTCACGGGCGGAGAAATCCGTATCGGCGACAACCTCGTCAACGACAAGGCTCCCGGCGAGCGTGGCATTGCCATGGTGTTCCAGAATTATGCGCTCTATCCGCATATGAAGGTCCGGAAAAACCTTTCCTTCGGTCTGCGCCTGAAACGTCGTCCGAAGGATGAGATCGAGCAGGCGACCCGCGACGTGTCCAACATTCTCGAAATCGGGGATTATTTGGAACGCCTGCCGAAGCAGCTTTCCGGCGGGCAGGCGCAGCGCGTGGCAGTGGGGCGTGCGCTCATCAAGAAGCCGCAGGTCTTCCTGTTCGACGAACCGCTATCCAACCTTGATGCGAAACTTCGCGCCTCGATGCGCGTTCGCATCACCGATCTTCACAAGCAGCTGAAAGCAGACGGTCTGCAATCCACCGTCGTCTATGTGACCCACGACCAGACGGAAGCCATGACCATGGGCGACCGCATTTGCGTGATGAAGGAAGGCCGCATCATGCAGGTGGCCGACCCCGTCACGCTATACAATCGCCCGGCCAATGCCTTTGTCGCAGGCTTTATCGGCAGCCCTGAAATGAACTTGCTGGAAGCCGATCTGGCTGACTCCACCCTTTCCATTGGCAGCCAGCGCCTTCCGCTCGGATCGGACGTCATGGCGCGTCTGAGCCAGACGGCAGCGAAGCGCCTGACGCTTGGCGTTCGTCCGCAGCACTTCCGAGTGGCAGGATCAGATGAGGCCGGCACGCTTGCGGGCAAGGTTTCCCACGTCGAGTTCATGGGCCACGAGGTCTATCTCTACGTGAAGGTCGAGGGTTCCCAGGTCATCGCCGTGGTGCCGTCTGCCCAGTACGATCGCAGCAAGATCAGCGGCGATACGGTGTATCTCGCACCGCAGTCGGAAAACATCCATTTGTTCGACCGCGTGAGCGGCGAAAACATCTCACTAGCCAAGCTTGATTAA